Below is a window of Watersipora subatra chromosome 11, tzWatSuba1.1, whole genome shotgun sequence DNA.
GGTGTTTGCTGGTAAATTGATGTTCTATgcttttctatattttatttattttttaatgtaaCAATAAATTTTCCCAAGTGAGGACATATATgtgaataacaaaaataattttttttccagtgttgaaaaaaaaattgatattgaCTGTTTTATGTTGTCTATTTTTAGTGTAGCAATAAGTTTTCCCAAAAGACGACATACGCTTGAATAAAGGTAATTCgactttctctttttaaatGTTGTTGTATTAATGGACAGACATGAAATATGCACTACCATCTTTTGTAGTCGAGATAGCTGACACGCATCCTTTTGACCTTCTCAACCATTCAGAGTTTGCTTCGTGGTAAGACCTGACGCTAGATGACAATAGAAACATTACTTGCTCTAGTTCATGCTTTCTCAGAAGAGAGCCTCTTTATCCTGAGGAGCCATTTGGAAGCTGTCAGCTATTTCTGAAAGGAGAGCAAGAGTGCTAAATTACACCGGCTCTTGCTATGAGCATTACCATGGCTACTATTGTAGCTCACAAACCGGTGTTGAAAACTTTtctgtaaataatttttcaattcaACTAGTTTGAGATTTGAAGATTTGACATCTTGAGATTAATGATTTTTGTTAATATGAcattaattaaatatataatatatatatataacatattgtatacaatatattatattaatattatattatcaaaaATGCCTACTCTCAATGCTTGCTTCCAGAatcatgtaataatatattgtatctataatacaataataattaaataataaattattatcaataaaatttaaatggTTTTATCAATACTGTGAATACTATTCCTCATGTAGCTTCATTTGtgttaaaatacaatatcaTATATTTGGTTAAGAAACAATTCATATATTATTGCTATCAATCTGGAAATCCAAAAGTCACTAAAATCAACACATTATGAGCAACattttactacaaaaaattaAGCTTCCATAAATATGCAGAGATAGACCCCCACAATTGATGCCACCACCATTTCATCTTTATAATTTGCCTGTGCTAGGTGATGGGGATTAAGGCATGCAAACTGAATGACTTGACCAAAATCTGTAGCAGCCGAATATAAGCTCGCAAAAATTAgttcttttaaaaacaaactttaaattgataaaaatattatcaGTATACCTGTAAATTCTTATGTCTTACATTTGAATATATTGAATTATGTTGCTGAAATAAATAAAGCCTATACACTAAAATACACCTGAATTTGAACACACTAGAACATTCTAATCCACAAAATTGAGTTATTTGTACAGTGAAAtctctatttaaaaaaactattatttctgGAACTCATTTGGTAAGTAGAAAATTTGGGAGGTAAAAACTGATTTTACCTTGTGTAGGCCCTATACCCTAATCTGTTTCATGCCCCACAAAGCTCGAAAAGAACATGTGTATGAATTATACCAATGTGTAATGGTAAAAACCTGTAGCAAATGCATGCTAgatttatattactatatatagggAACAGAAAAAGTACACATGGAAAAAAGAACAACAGAAAATTAATGAATAAAAACTGTGAATGGAATTTTCATCTTACTTTTGCTGTTTGCTGAATTAATGGGTCGCAGCAAAGACCAATGGAAATTGGGAAagtatattgttttattttttgccttaataaatgtttttaagaaCATAAGAagaaagatttatttatatcGGCATAAGCTGAAAGACAATATCATCATACAGAAAACATAGAATTGAAATTGTTGAAAACAAAAGTTGTTCTGCTCTGTACATGGTATACAATAACTGCAAATAATACAGAGAATGAACACAAAACACTtgtttttactaacttttgCTAACATATGAAAATTAAATGAGTTGCGTTGCACAACTAAAGATacgaaaaacaaaaaaacaaacagattTTCGGTTTTTTTGTAGAAATACTTTTTGCAAGTCAAACCGTAATTTCTACCAAAAGTAATTTCAAAACTCAAAAATTTTGCATGTAGATCCTTTTGTAAGTAGAGTTTCTACTGTATTGCATAATCATTTATgttattgtaaaataatatgTGAATATCCAAAGAAGTTACTAACTATTAAAAATTTCATCTTTCCCATGATTAGCCAGTAATGCAAAAGCTAGCTTGTATGGAAAACCAGTAGACTGGTTGACATTACTTGCTTTAGGAGACTTTTTGTACATGTGAAGGGATGGTAAAAAAGAGTGAAGAAGGATAGCTCAAGCATTAGAAATCAAGAGTTCTTAGTCTTTTAACATTTTACCATGTTTGTTACACTGTAGTTTTACAAACTGATTTCTTTAAAAGTTAGGGATCTCAAGATTATTTCGAAGTATACCAAGTACATTGCAATAATATCTCATCATCTTACCTTTGGAATGAAACAAAATCAGAATGAGTGATAATACACTGTTCGTATTGCAAAAGAACAAGAGGACAGAACAACTAGCTCAATTCAACCTACTCAAAGCAAACACTAACTGCTTTATGTTGTGCTTAATGGATGCATAGTATCCAGCCTGACCCTGTATAATGGAGAAGCCAGAAGAAGTAGATGTCACATATACAATTGTGCACAGCCTTCATATGCGCCTTCAAAATACTCTGCAGTACCTTAACTATTCCATTTATGAGTAAAACTTTGTTAGTATAGCTGCACATAAAACAACTTGCCATTATTATCACAACATCAACTAATACTATTCCTTAGTTTGTCATCCACTTAGACACACCCCCATCCACCTCCAAAGCCAGCATGGAAACACCTGTGTTGTTCTCATTCTGTCGTGAATCAGTGTCACTGTTTGTAGGTGAAACACTGATGTGATATGCAACCTTTGTGACATGGAAATTACCTTAGCAACCAATGGCTTTGCACTTCTGTGTTCACATAGGTCTCGCCTTTCTGTTGctttaaatgcaaaaaattttgttgttgaaacACTGTAATCTGTTTTTACATAAAACCATTGTTCCATTATAACTgaaaacatgatctgcttgcAAGAATAGTGAATACTTTCACTATAACGTTTATTGTAATACTCCGCTGCATACTTTCATCTGTCCTCCCGGCTgcaaatctcttgttgattagcAAGAGCAGGCATAAGGTGATCCGGAAAGACCAGTATACGCGTTTTGCAAGAATAGTGAATACTTTCACTATTCTTGAGTGTTATCCTCAGTTGAAGGCGTAGTCTAATTGGTAAGTTTAATGCATCTAGACTTGAAGGTTCTAAAATAGAATCCTCTGCAAAGCAgaatttttgttattaaaactttatcgctgaGGGAGCAGGTAAAACAGGTTAAAATATGCAAGAATTTCCATTCCATTGCAGCAGCTGATTAATAGATAGATATGTTCATCCTCATCCTCTAGATGCTGCCACGGCATCTCACTGAAACAGCGCAGCACTTTCACAGGTGGTGTTTCAGTTTCTGTAAGGGTGTTAAGGTCACGCTCTCCGTTTGAATGGAGGTTGACAGTTTAATGCTTGTCGGCCCATGTACAGGTAGTACCAAATTACACATAAAGATCCACATGACCTGattatattatagtaaggatCTAATAAACGTAAATACTGTTAATGTTATTTCAACAACTACCTCTGTAGCCTCAACACAGTACGGCTATTCTAAACATCAAGAATTTAACCTATGACCTTAAAATTTCAAGTATAGCAAAACATCTTAATGCTGTGGGTTATGGTTCTTACTAAGATGTATATGTGTGGGTAGATGgttagattgccatcataaagcttaaaTCAAACTAACTTTGCGttatctattctaatatagctaaataatttaatacaagttatgcttttgtttagctgtttattaaatagccatagctaatggttatataaactaggtttagaaggcaacagtgcaatacatactatgagagtgaataaaccacattttgtgttattattcatacagaaaCATAACAACAGTTGTTGGCAACAAGGATGGGATATTCTTAAGCAGTACAATTGAAATTCTTACAAGACTATAACCCGAAAACTATACAGCATCCTCAGTATATACAAGTATGTTTTTGGAAGTGGATAAGTTGATTGAAGTAATTACAGCTTATCAAGAACAACAACAAGCTTATCTGGAAGAAGTTAAAAAACCCATGGAACTACTGGTGAAAGGTCAAACCGAGACAACAGCCGCTAAGCTAGCACCATCGGCAGCCTTACCCAAGTTTTCAGAGTATGATACAGCCACCGAACTATTGACTGATTATATGAATCAATATGACACTTTTGTAGCAGCTCACTCTATACCTGAGGAAATTAATTAGTCACCTGTTCTCTACAAACAGATCAGCAACATGGCTAGCCAACTGGAGACTCCAGAACTTATAAATGAAGTTACCATGGAAAAAATAGATAATTTCTTAAAAGAACAATACGATCCCATACAATTTTTAGAACGTGAGCGGTATAAATTCTGGAGTACTATGAAGAGGAAAACTGGAGAAACTAATCATGAATTAGCGAATAGAATTAGACAGAAAGCGACCACGTGTGACTTTTCTAATATTAATGGATCCATTTGATGAAGCTATGACAACACAGTTTGCCTGCTcagtaaataatgaagcagttctcagaGCACTGTTCAAAGTAAAAGAAACTGAGCTATCTTTCAAAAGAGCTATCAAAATTGCAACTGAAACAGAGGATGCAGCTAAGATAGCCAATAAAACTGTATATGAAGAGCAACAAAAAGTCAACAAGGTATAACCAGATCATAGAACTAAGACACGAACAGGAACTTCAAACTACAAAGAAACAAGACAGACAACTTTCAATTGCTACAGATGCAATAAACTACACATGCTGCTAAGGAATGTCCATACAGatctgctacatgtaatttttgcCAGAAGGTAGGACATGTAAGAGTTGCCTgctgaaaaagaaaagaaacTACTAATGAAAGACCTATAGCACAGAAATCTACACCAAAACAACAGCTTAAAACTATTCGAAGAATGCATACGGAAAAACTCCAAAAGAGTATTAAGATACAAGAACAGATCATAGAGATGGAGTTAAATACAGGAGCCTGTGACAACTTCCTTACTGAGGAAGTCTAGTGTAAACTTGGAAAACCTGTACTCTCTACAACAACGACAAACTATGAATCTGCTTCAAAACATCCTATTGAAGTAATTGGACGGTGCCAGCTGAATACTAAAACCGTAAAGGAAATCATATTGCTTTGAACTTTGTAATTAGCCGGGTTCCAAATCTTAACCTGATAGGAAGAGGAGCAATCAAACTATTGGGGATATCAATAGACAACCTGCTCATTCAACAAACTACTACGACTTGTAAAGTAGTAGACCAGGAAACAGCTGACAAAAGTCTACAACAATCTTGCGAGCAACTCTGCAATGAATTTCCTGATCTATTTAACAACGATCTAGGCTGTCTAAAGGATTACGAGCTAGAAATAAGATTCAAAGCAGATGCAAAACCAGTGTTTCGCAAACCTTGACCTGTTCCATTTGATATTCAAGATAAATTAAATCTAGCCTATGAAACTGTAATTCAAAGAGGAATTTGGAAACCAGTACAGTTTAATCAATATGGTACGCCTGTAGTTCAGGTCAAGAAAGCGCAACTTTTTAACAGTCATCAAAGAttgatcagagtatgtggaaaTTACTCACAAACAGTAAATCCACAATTAAAAACTCACTGAAAGCCTATACCTCTACCCGAAGACCTGATGAACAAATTAGGAGGAGGATACGGATACACTAAAATTGATCTAGCTGATGCATACAACCAAATCCACCTAGGGCCAAACAGTCAGAAAAAGCTTGCTCTTAGCACTCAAAAAGGAGTACTCTACAGATGAGACTTCCGTTTGTAATCACTTCAGCACCTGGATATTTTTAGGAGATAATGGACCAATTGACAGTGGATCTACCAGGTGTAGCCGTATATTTAGATGACATACTGGTTAGTGGTACTGATGCTACAAGTCATTTACAGAATTTGCAACAACTACTTACAAAACTGAATGAGAAAGGTTTACGATGTCGTAAAGAAAAATGCCAATTTGCTCAACTCTCGGTAGAATATCTTGGTCATCACCTTTCAGCAAAATGAATTTCTAAAAGACTAAAAGCAGATGCTGTTAAACAGATGCCTGCACCTACTAACGTGAACAGTTTACGTTCATTCCTTGGATCAGTACAGTTCTACTGCGAATTCCTACCTAACCTATCAATGATTACAGAACCATTACAGCAGCTAACGAAGAAGAATGTGCAGTGGAAGTGGAGTGCAGAACAGGAAACCAGTTTTCTTCAGCAAAAGCAACTGCTGACTGCTGACACAGTTCTTACATGTTTTAACTCAAAGCTGCCTATAGTCTAAGAAAtagcatgtgatgcttcagaaaaaGGAATTGGAGCTGTGCTATTTTACAGATATAAGAATAGTAGTGAAAGACCTATTATGCATGCTTCTAAAACATTGACGGCTACCCAAAGAAAATATGGTCAGATTCAAAAAGAGGCACTAGCTATCATATTTGCATTAAAGAAGTTTCACCAATTTATCTATGGCAGAAAATTCACCATTGTCACTGACCACAGAGCGTTGACATCAATGTTTGCACCTAACAAAGGAACTCCTGCATTTGCAGCTAACCAATTAAAAAGATGGGCTCTCTTACTCAGTCAATATGAGtataaaattgaatatagaAAGACTAACCAACATAGGAATGCAGATGTTCTTAGTGGACTACCTGTTGGACCAGATGTTGAGTTTGACAGAGAGGAAGACAATGCTGACGTAGACATCATTTGCACCATTAAAACAATTGGAGCTCAACTAATCTTACAGATCCAGGAGTAATAGTCAAGGAATCTTCTAATTCCCTTACAGTAATGAGATATATAACAGAAGGATGGCCGCATCGAGAAGAAGCAACTCCAGCTACTTCTGAAATCAAAGAGTTtaaaaagttagaaaactcaCTATCTGTGTGTAACGGTTGTCTACTTTATGGAAACAGAGTAGTAATTCCTATCAGCCTACAAAAAGATGTACTAAAGATATTGCACCTTGGACATTTGGGATAAAAAGGATGAAGCAGCTAGCATGCACAGCAGTATACTGGTCTAGAATGGATGCTGACATTGCGGAGACAAGCAAGTTGTGTACATCGTGTGCTGAAAATCAGAGACTAACTTCAAAGTATCCTGTACATCTGTGGACGCTACCAGAGAAACCATGGAGTCGTCTACACTTAGATCGCGCTATCAACTTTATAGGAAGTAACTGGCTAGTTCTCACAGATGCCTAAACGAAATACCCATGCATTCACAAGACCAGTTCTACATACACAAAATCAActactgatattttataacaagaTTTTTTACACTTTAGCTATCTACACACATTAGTTACAGACAATGCTACTACCTTTAAATCAGAAGAGTTCCATCAGTGGTGCAAAGAAAAAGGAATTACACACTTATTAGGAGCTCCTTATTATCCTGCAATAAATTGAGCTGCTGAGAGAATGGTGCAATCATTTAAAATAGCTTTGAGGAAGTCTACCCTACCACCTAATACAGCATTATTTAAATTCCTGATGTAGTATAGAAGAACACCTTTAGAGACTGGATATTCACCAAGACAACTGCTACATGGAAGGCAAATCCGATGCAAAAttgacacaattattccatcacCAGCCCATTCAGCTCAAGGGAGACAATCTAGAAGTACACAGCTTCTGAATGACACAGTAAACAAGATTCGCAGCTATCAAGTTGGAGATCCATGCTATGCGTTATACCATGGCCCTAAAAGATCTAATCAGCCTCGATGGGTTCCAGCATTAGTGACTAAAGTCTATGGCTAGCAAAGTGTTAATGTTAGAGTATGGCCAAGTGGACCTACATGGAGAAGACATGTAGAACAATTACAACCTAGATTTAGCACAAAAGAAGACCTACACCCTGTAGATATATCTCAAACATCATATAAAGATAGTGACAGGCTACCTATCCCGGTACCTC
It encodes the following:
- the LOC137407950 gene encoding uncharacterized protein, which codes for MDPFDEAMTTQFACSVNNEAVLRALFKVKETELSFKRAIKIATETEDAAKIANKTVYEEQQKVNKEIMDQLTVDLPGVAVYLDDILMPAPTNVNSLRSFLGSVQFYCEFLPNLSMITEPLQQLTKKNVQWKWSAEQETSFLQQKQLLTADTVLTCFNSKLPIV